GTTTTCAGCCGGAAGACCAAAAGAATCCCATCCCATAGGATGCAGTACATTGTATCCATTCATTACTTTAAATCGGGCAACAACGTCACCTATCGAATAGTTTCGTACATGTCCCATGTGAAGGTTTCCTGAAGGATAAGGAAACATTTCCAGGGTATAGTACTTCGGTTTGTCATTCTTTTCAACCTTAAAATGCTGGTTGTCTTCCCAGTACTTTTGCCATTTTTGCTCAATTTCACTAAAATTATAACTCATCATTTATCCCCCTCGTTATTATACTCTATTAATAATTGCCTGGATATCTACACGTGGAGCATCAGACCATAGTCTTTCAAGATTATAAAAGGACCGGGATTCGTGGTGAAATATGTGTACGACCACTTCACCATAGTCCAAAAGAATCCATCGGGCACTGGCATATCCCTCTTTATGAATAGGCACACGTCCTAGCTCTGCCAGTTTTTCTTCCACAGCATCAGCCAGTGCTTTAATCTGGGTGGTTGAATTACCTGAACAAATAACAAAATAATCTGCCAGTAAAGATACATTTTTGATATTTAAAACATCTATATCCTGAGCTTTTTTATCATCAAGGACCTCTACGATCTTTAATGCAAGTTTTTCGCCATTCAAATTCACAATATTCTGTTGCCTCCTTACTCCTTAAATAATATGTAAAAAATTTTCATTAATCTCTCATATTAAATAATAGAAATTAAGAGTAATAGTAAAATATTCAGTGTCTATGGTTCGTAGTTGATAAATTTTATGGTTTTTAACACGGACCAAGAACTACAAACTATGAACTATTTAATTATTTTACTACATATTATTATAAATTTCTAGATTCTGTGAAAAAAAGAACGACAAAGTCGCTCTTTTATCGTATTTCGCTTATATCATTTCCAACAATGACGGTTACATCAATTTTGCTGTCTTTATCCAAGTCCTTATCTGTCTCAATTTCCCCGAGTGCTTTTGAAATTTCTTTTGCATATCCTTTGGTTGTTCTATCCACAGCCTTTGTTTTACTGTAATGCACACCTCCAAAGTTACCTGTCCTTACAACATTAAAACCTTTTTGTTTTAAATCTTCAGCAACTTTTGCAGCTGCCCCATCAGTATTAGAGCCGTTTAATACTTCAACCTTAATGAACCTGTTTTTCCAGCTTGGTTTATATTCTGCCTCTTTTTTTACGGACTGTTCTTTCTCTTCCTTACTTCCCTCTTGTTGGTTATTATTACCTAAATCTTCTTTTTCAATACCTTCATTTATTTCTTCTGATGGAGTAAAATAATTCTTTATTAGTTCGTCAGTTTTTTCCTTGTCATGAAGAAAGTAGGAAATCCCTCCAATATAGCCGCTATCTCCCGGCAGCATCATCATATTGATTTTACTTTTATCCAATTGAAGAGCATCTCCTATATATTTTCCGATTTCCTGGACTTCAAAATTAGTTTTCACATTTTTGATTACAATCGCCACCAACTTAGGGATCTTAAAAATATTTTTTAAGCTGAGGGCTTTATCTATTACTGCGTTAATAAACTCCTGCTGTGCCTTCATCCGTCCAAGGTCTCCATCCGGATAACCTGTCCCATCGGAATTCTTTCTAAACCGTACAAACATCTCAGCCTGTTTTCCGTTAAGCACCTGTTCCCCTTTATTTAGTTTAATATATAACCCTTGGTAGGGGTCTTCATAGTACATATTAATTGGAACATTTACTTTTACTCCACCTATTTCATCTATAAGCGTCCTGAATCCTTTAAGGTTAACTAAAACATATTTATCCACGTCTACATTTAACAAATTTTTTATTGCCTCAAAAAGCGCCTGTTCTTTTCCGAAGGCATAAGCCGAATTTATTTTTTTATCGCTTCTTGTGGTTTCAATCTTTGTATCTCTGGGTATCTGCAGCATATTTACTCTTTTTGTCTTCAAATCATACTGTGCCAGTATGATTACGTCTGTCCTATATCCATCCGCATCAACGCCTAAAAGAAGCACATTTAACAGAGTTTGTCCTTCTTCAGTTTTTTCCGTTATCTTCTTAGCTTTATCCGAACTTGTTCCAGCGCCGAATTCCATCCCGGAGCCATCATCATGACCGGCAATCCGGTAAGACAAGGCTACCCCGCCAGCCACAACCCCTGCTACTAGTGAAAATGTAATTAATATTAACAATATCAGTCGGATAAATACTTTAAAATTCATATAATCACTCCTGATGTATCCCTCATCTCTCGTACAATAAAATGTAATTTCTTGCATCTATAGTATTTGGATGAATCAACTTTCCAAGTGATAAAACAAACCTGATTGTGTTATCTATTGCCATCAAAATTGCTTGATTTAAATCTTTATATGCAATTCTACGAAGCTTATCTACCCCCGGGAAATCCCGGTTAGGCTCAATAAAATCTGCCAGGTAGATTATTTTACATAAAGTTGTCATCTCCGCTTTGGCTACCGTATGATAATGCACTGCTTCCAAAATCTCTTCATCAACTATTCCAAACTGATGCTGCGCTATTTTAGCACCTAACGGGCCATGAATTAATTGCATCTCCGCTTTGGAAATATTATCTAATACTATATCAAACTTGTCGCATAATTGCAATATTTGTTGCTTTTTTATATCTTTTGCACAATCATGTAATAATCCGGCGATTCTTGCCTTTTCGGCATCACAACCATAAAGTTTTGCCAGTTCTATTGCTGTATCTCTTACACCTATAGAGTGTCTAAATCTACATGGTGTTAGCATACCTTTAAGTTTATCCATCATTGCACTTTCGTTCATTACCCTATAAACCCCCGATGTAAATTAAGATAACCTATATAAATAACACTGAATATATCACATGCATTATGACGGGTAAGTATCATCATGTATGAAATGTTGCAGCTATTTTTATGTTTTAAATCCCAGAATTAACCAGTGTACAAATTATTCTTATAAATATAATTTTCAACAGATTCGGGCAACAAATATTTTATTGGCTGATTGCTCTTTACCCGTTCACGAATATCGGTAGAAGATATAGCCAACGATGGCACCTCTACAAAATGGATCCTGCTATTATAATTAACTGTCAAATATTCTATGTCTTTAAAAAGATCATCATGGTGATAACCAGGCCTGGTTGCTGCTACAAACTCACATATTTTCAATAGCGATTCAGCGTCCTTCCAGGTAAGAATTTGGTTCAATGCGTCTGCACCGGTAATGAAGTAGAATTGAGCTTTTCCCTGAAATTCAACATTAAAGTTTTTTACTGTATCTATGGTATATGTATAGCCTTCTCTGTCAATCTCAATTCTTGAAACTTCAAAATATGGGTTAGTGGCTGTTGCCAGCAATGTCATCAGATATCTATGATTCTTATCCGTGACCATTTGATCAACTTTATGTGGAGGATTTCCCGCCGGAACAAATATAACCTGATCCAGATTGAATTTTGCTCTTGCAGCTTCCGCCGTAACCAAATGTCCATAATGTATCGGATCAAAGGTTCCACCCATAATTCCTATTTTAAGCAACTCATTTTGTAATAATTCTATTTTGTTTTTAACTGATTTTATCATTATTAAAATAACCACCCTGCCAATTTTTACTCAAACACATTATACCATATTTCTTTTTAGGGTAAATAATAAAATCTTTTAATAAAAGATTTTTATGTAAAAAAATCACGAAACTTTTTATCAAAAAAACAAAAAGGAGACCGGAACTCCGGCCTCTTTTTCATTGGTACTTATTAACTTTTACAGGTTTCTTTCGATCATAGCAGCAAAATCTTCTTTTGACCTTGCTCCTACTACCTTATCAACAACTTCACCATTCTTGAAAAGCATAATAGTAGGAATACTCATTACTCTAAATTGAGCTGCCAATTCTCTCTGTTCATCTACGTTGACTTTTCCAACCTTTGCTCTTCCTTCAAAATCACTAGCCAGCTCATCAATAATCGGTGCCACCATTCGGCAAGGCCCGCACCAACTTGCCCAGAAATCAACCAATACAGGCATATTAGAATTCTTTACTTCTTGAGAAAAGTTATCGTTTGTAAGAGTTAGAACTTTTTCACTTGCCATAATACATCTCTCCTCTAAAATTATTTACTGGTACATTTATACCAACTTATTAAATTCTTAAACTTATTTCATGAACTTCAGTACTACATCTATTAATTCATCTATAGATTCTTCTCTACCTTCAGTACTGATAGCTTTTTTTATACAACTCCTGGAATGGTTTTCAAGAATCAGGCCTCCCACTTTATTAATGGCAGCTCTTATTGCAGCAACTTGAACAAGTATATCTGCACAATATTTCTCTTCCTCTACCATCTTATATACACCT
This portion of the Petroclostridium xylanilyticum genome encodes:
- the rsfS gene encoding ribosome silencing factor, giving the protein MNGEKLALKIVEVLDDKKAQDIDVLNIKNVSLLADYFVICSGNSTTQIKALADAVEEKLAELGRVPIHKEGYASARWILLDYGEVVVHIFHHESRSFYNLERLWSDAPRVDIQAIINRV
- a CDS encoding LCP family protein; the protein is MNFKVFIRLILLILITFSLVAGVVAGGVALSYRIAGHDDGSGMEFGAGTSSDKAKKITEKTEEGQTLLNVLLLGVDADGYRTDVIILAQYDLKTKRVNMLQIPRDTKIETTRSDKKINSAYAFGKEQALFEAIKNLLNVDVDKYVLVNLKGFRTLIDEIGGVKVNVPINMYYEDPYQGLYIKLNKGEQVLNGKQAEMFVRFRKNSDGTGYPDGDLGRMKAQQEFINAVIDKALSLKNIFKIPKLVAIVIKNVKTNFEVQEIGKYIGDALQLDKSKINMMMLPGDSGYIGGISYFLHDKEKTDELIKNYFTPSEEINEGIEKEDLGNNNQQEGSKEEKEQSVKKEAEYKPSWKNRFIKVEVLNGSNTDGAAAKVAEDLKQKGFNVVRTGNFGGVHYSKTKAVDRTTKGYAKEISKALGEIETDKDLDKDSKIDVTVIVGNDISEIR
- the yqeK gene encoding bis(5'-nucleosyl)-tetraphosphatase (symmetrical) YqeK, with the protein product MNESAMMDKLKGMLTPCRFRHSIGVRDTAIELAKLYGCDAEKARIAGLLHDCAKDIKKQQILQLCDKFDIVLDNISKAEMQLIHGPLGAKIAQHQFGIVDEEILEAVHYHTVAKAEMTTLCKIIYLADFIEPNRDFPGVDKLRRIAYKDLNQAILMAIDNTIRFVLSLGKLIHPNTIDARNYILLYER
- the nadD gene encoding nicotinate-nucleotide adenylyltransferase, whose amino-acid sequence is MIKSVKNKIELLQNELLKIGIMGGTFDPIHYGHLVTAEAARAKFNLDQVIFVPAGNPPHKVDQMVTDKNHRYLMTLLATATNPYFEVSRIEIDREGYTYTIDTVKNFNVEFQGKAQFYFITGADALNQILTWKDAESLLKICEFVAATRPGYHHDDLFKDIEYLTVNYNSRIHFVEVPSLAISSTDIRERVKSNQPIKYLLPESVENYIYKNNLYTG
- the trxA gene encoding thioredoxin yields the protein MASEKVLTLTNDNFSQEVKNSNMPVLVDFWASWCGPCRMVAPIIDELASDFEGRAKVGKVNVDEQRELAAQFRVMSIPTIMLFKNGEVVDKVVGARSKEDFAAMIERNL
- a CDS encoding metal-sensitive transcriptional regulator, with product MAQCENCKEDILKRLKRIEGQVKGVYKMVEEEKYCADILVQVAAIRAAINKVGGLILENHSRSCIKKAISTEGREESIDELIDVVLKFMK